In a single window of the Pseudogemmatithrix spongiicola genome:
- a CDS encoding DMT family transporter, whose translation MHARPSPARILGVIALATAGISVSGPLARLAGAPPLAIAVWRLLLSLLILAVPLLATGSWREWRGLSTRDLAIAGGAGALLALHFWSWIASLGLTTIAASVLLVNLHPIVIVAGSALWLDERPTRPQLMGIAIALLGAALVALAPGSETAPADGGQAVGSAAMLGNTLAVIGALTVGLYYLAGRSLRQRLSLWPYVALVYGACLVSLLIAAAFTATPLWPYAPRELGIFALIALGPMLAGHTGFNWALRYVPAYVVSVALLAEPVGAALIAALLPGIRELPTPSTLLGGTILLVGLAVSARTRGASKD comes from the coding sequence GTGCACGCTCGGCCGTCTCCTGCTCGCATCCTCGGCGTCATCGCGCTGGCGACTGCGGGAATCTCGGTGTCGGGGCCCCTCGCGCGGCTGGCGGGTGCCCCGCCGCTGGCAATCGCGGTGTGGCGACTCCTGCTCTCCCTGTTGATCCTCGCTGTGCCGCTGCTCGCGACCGGCAGTTGGCGCGAGTGGCGCGGGCTCAGCACTCGCGATTTGGCCATCGCAGGCGGGGCAGGGGCGTTGCTCGCGCTGCACTTCTGGAGCTGGATCGCTTCGCTTGGTCTGACGACGATCGCGGCCAGCGTGCTGCTGGTGAATCTGCATCCCATTGTCATCGTGGCCGGCTCGGCCCTGTGGCTCGACGAACGGCCGACGCGGCCACAGCTGATGGGCATTGCGATTGCCCTGCTTGGCGCCGCTTTGGTCGCGCTCGCCCCTGGGTCGGAGACGGCTCCCGCAGATGGCGGGCAGGCCGTTGGCTCCGCAGCGATGCTTGGCAACACACTCGCGGTGATCGGAGCGCTGACCGTCGGGCTCTACTACCTCGCCGGCCGGTCGCTCCGGCAGCGGCTGTCGCTCTGGCCCTACGTCGCGCTGGTGTACGGGGCCTGCCTCGTGTCCCTGTTGATCGCGGCGGCATTCACGGCGACGCCGCTTTGGCCCTATGCCCCACGCGAGCTCGGTATCTTCGCCCTGATCGCCCTCGGCCCTATGCTCGCGGGCCACACGGGATTCAACTGGGCCCTGCGCTACGTCCCGGCCTACGTGGTGAGCGTCGCGCTGCTCGCCGAGCCCGTCGGCGCCGCGCTGATTGCGGCCCTGCTTCCCGGTATCCGCGAGTTGCCCACGCCGAGCACGCTCCTCGGCGGCACAATCCTGCTGGTCGGGCTTGCCGTCAGCGCCCGCACTCGAGGGGCGAGCAAGGACTGA
- a CDS encoding MATE family efflux transporter, with translation MSTHARLQRHVVLNGLGWLLPAALGLAAVPALAGRLGPERFGLLSLTWAAVSAFAILDLGLGRAVSLLVADRGARGRAAEIAPLVSAAGRLSWAFGAPIALLGVLLAPAIATSQLKLPPDLVDEGVRTLRWLALALPLVVHGIVLRAALEGELRFGAVNVFRIPLGVVTWGGPWLAALFTCDVSHLALVIVAGRALYWAGQWLLIARDDARRLASSTAAAQTAEPLAAHAAAVEQAAPTSPYRALWQAGSWITLSGVLTPLLTTLDRLLVPLVAPIATVGWYVAVGDGAMRLWLFPAALGPVLAPALAAAFARADRAESVRLLTRATRATGAILALPALALVMAAEPILRWWLNAAFAPDAVPVFQWFVATVFANCIAQVAYAGLQAGGEARAAARLHLFELPVFLVLLAVAVWKFGAAGAAAAWGARMLIDAAIMTAMGVRRIGLPAGEALRWGAVTLVLLLPLLWELSAPLR, from the coding sequence GTGAGCACGCACGCTCGCCTGCAGCGGCATGTAGTCCTCAATGGACTGGGCTGGCTGCTGCCCGCGGCGCTCGGCTTGGCCGCGGTGCCCGCGCTCGCAGGGCGCTTGGGACCGGAGCGCTTCGGCCTGTTATCGCTGACCTGGGCGGCTGTCTCGGCCTTCGCGATCCTCGATCTCGGCTTGGGACGTGCGGTGAGCCTGCTTGTGGCCGATCGCGGGGCGCGTGGACGGGCGGCGGAGATCGCGCCGCTCGTCAGTGCGGCGGGGCGACTCAGTTGGGCCTTCGGCGCGCCAATTGCGTTGCTTGGCGTGCTGCTCGCGCCGGCCATCGCCACGTCGCAACTCAAGTTGCCGCCGGATCTGGTGGACGAGGGCGTGCGTACGCTGCGCTGGTTGGCGCTCGCACTGCCGCTGGTCGTGCACGGCATTGTGCTGCGAGCGGCGCTCGAGGGAGAACTGCGCTTCGGCGCCGTGAACGTGTTTCGCATCCCGTTGGGCGTGGTCACCTGGGGTGGGCCCTGGCTGGCGGCGCTGTTCACGTGCGACGTGTCGCACTTGGCCCTGGTGATCGTCGCAGGCCGCGCGCTGTACTGGGCCGGGCAATGGCTGCTCATCGCGCGCGACGACGCGCGGCGCCTGGCAAGCTCCACTGCGGCTGCGCAGACCGCCGAACCACTGGCCGCGCATGCGGCCGCCGTCGAACAGGCGGCGCCGACTTCGCCCTACCGCGCCCTGTGGCAGGCCGGCTCGTGGATCACGTTGAGCGGCGTGCTCACGCCGCTGCTGACGACGCTCGACCGCTTGCTCGTGCCCTTGGTCGCGCCGATTGCGACCGTGGGTTGGTATGTGGCGGTGGGCGACGGCGCGATGCGTCTCTGGCTGTTCCCCGCAGCGCTCGGCCCTGTACTCGCGCCCGCGTTGGCCGCCGCCTTCGCGCGTGCCGATCGCGCGGAAAGCGTGCGTCTTCTGACTCGCGCGACGCGGGCGACTGGCGCCATCCTCGCGCTGCCAGCCCTTGCGCTCGTTATGGCCGCCGAGCCGATCCTGCGCTGGTGGCTGAACGCTGCGTTCGCGCCCGACGCGGTGCCGGTGTTCCAGTGGTTCGTCGCGACGGTCTTTGCCAACTGCATCGCCCAAGTCGCCTACGCAGGACTGCAGGCCGGCGGGGAAGCGCGCGCGGCGGCGCGCCTGCACTTGTTCGAGCTTCCGGTGTTCCTGGTGCTGCTTGCCGTCGCGGTGTGGAAGTTCGGCGCCGCGGGCGCGGCGGCGGCATGGGGCGCGCGCATGCTGATCGACGCCGCCATCATGACGGCAATGGGCGTGCGGCGCATCGGCTTGCCAGCGGGCGAGGCGCTGCGATGGGGTGCTGTGACGCTGGTCCTGCTCCTGCCGCTGCTCTGGGAGCTCAGCGCACCGCTGCGGTGA
- a CDS encoding CCA tRNA nucleotidyltransferase: MLQPPAAVRAITRTLEAAGHEAWCVGGAVRDALLGIATLDWDIATSARPEQVQQLFKRTIPVGIQFGTVGVLDRDGVLHEVTTFRHDVETDGRHAVVKFGASLDEDLARRDFTINAIAVHAETLALRDPFDGRADLERRIVRCVGDAQQRMQEDRLRALRALRFAGRFDFAVDPATWQAIKDSAPHLGRLSMERVKQELEKVMEQVARPSVTLERYREAGIFAALVPALADAPRARFLAIDHLPLGRHERRVLRLAALFVEPGVRPPRTLEKTLKDLKFSNVEARAAVSLAEAAGDHRWSEVTELRDADLRRAVAKVGRLMVPSLARVLWARAKAEGATAVQANAGRALYRRALRVAFRDPLSIGDLAIDGEDLQREGVAPGKAMGDVLKQLLEVVLADPTRNTREALLAVVRARRA; this comes from the coding sequence ATGCTCCAGCCCCCCGCCGCCGTCCGCGCCATCACGCGCACCCTCGAAGCCGCCGGCCACGAAGCCTGGTGCGTCGGCGGTGCGGTGCGTGACGCCCTTCTCGGCATTGCGACGCTCGACTGGGATATCGCCACCAGCGCCCGTCCGGAACAGGTGCAGCAGTTGTTCAAGCGCACCATCCCCGTCGGCATCCAGTTCGGCACCGTCGGCGTGCTCGACCGCGACGGCGTCCTGCACGAGGTCACGACGTTTCGCCACGATGTCGAGACTGACGGCCGCCACGCCGTCGTGAAGTTCGGCGCCTCGCTCGACGAAGACCTCGCGCGCCGTGACTTCACCATCAATGCCATCGCGGTGCACGCGGAGACGCTGGCGCTGCGCGATCCCTTCGACGGTCGCGCGGACCTCGAGCGCCGCATCGTGCGCTGCGTGGGTGACGCGCAGCAGCGCATGCAGGAGGATCGCCTGCGTGCGTTGCGCGCGTTGCGCTTCGCGGGCCGCTTCGACTTCGCGGTGGATCCCGCCACCTGGCAGGCGATCAAGGACAGCGCGCCACACCTGGGCCGCCTCTCGATGGAGCGCGTGAAGCAGGAGTTGGAGAAGGTGATGGAGCAGGTCGCTCGCCCCAGTGTCACGCTGGAGCGGTATCGCGAGGCGGGTATCTTCGCGGCGCTGGTGCCCGCGCTCGCCGACGCCCCTCGCGCGCGCTTCCTGGCGATTGACCATCTCCCGCTGGGGCGCCACGAGCGGCGCGTGCTGCGCCTCGCGGCGCTGTTCGTGGAGCCCGGGGTGAGGCCGCCGCGCACGCTCGAGAAGACCCTCAAGGACCTCAAGTTCAGCAATGTCGAGGCGCGTGCGGCCGTCAGTCTCGCCGAGGCGGCGGGGGACCACCGGTGGTCCGAAGTCACCGAGTTGCGTGACGCGGACCTCCGGCGCGCGGTCGCGAAGGTGGGCCGCCTGATGGTGCCCAGCCTCGCGCGTGTCCTCTGGGCCCGTGCCAAAGCCGAGGGGGCCACGGCGGTGCAGGCCAATGCCGGCCGCGCGCTGTATCGCCGTGCCCTGCGGGTGGCCTTCCGCGATCCACTGAGCATCGGCGATCTCGCGATCGACGGCGAAGACCTGCAGCGCGAAGGCGTCGCCCCCGGCAAGGCCATGGGGGACGTACTCAAGCAGCTCCTCGAAGTCGTCCTCGCGGACCCCACGCGCAACACGCGTGAGGCGCTGCTCGCGGTGGTGCGCGCGCGCCGTGCCTGA
- a CDS encoding glycosyltransferase family 9 protein: MRALIVKLAAMGDTVMASTMLGAIRARHPEAHITWVTAHGLVPLVRRFRGVDEVLGIDADALLAGRGVRRWIAALRAVRAIGRGPWDLALVAHADPRYAALLRGARIRDVRVVRDGAPKGQWHGDAYARFVDEDAVAQFAPLFWPTGAPPARPRARHVLLAPGGARNVLRDNPLRRWPLAHWVALATQLHAEGYRLSVIGAPSDAEDAAPVLNAVPSAENAIGQDSVEQLLHRIAAADAIVTHDSGTLHLAQLTDTPAVALFGPTPPASFVAPQARVTVVSAAAGLPCAPCYDGRDYAPCALNRCLVDVPPARVAAAVAALLAERAD; encoded by the coding sequence ATGCGCGCGCTCATCGTGAAACTCGCGGCCATGGGCGACACCGTCATGGCCTCGACCATGCTGGGCGCCATCCGTGCCCGCCATCCGGAGGCGCACATCACCTGGGTGACCGCGCACGGCCTCGTGCCCCTTGTGCGTCGCTTTCGCGGCGTGGACGAAGTCCTCGGCATCGATGCCGATGCGCTGCTCGCGGGGCGCGGCGTGCGGCGCTGGATCGCCGCACTGCGTGCCGTGCGGGCGATCGGTCGCGGGCCGTGGGACCTCGCGTTGGTGGCGCACGCAGACCCGCGGTACGCCGCGTTGCTGCGCGGGGCGCGCATCCGTGACGTTCGCGTGGTGCGCGACGGCGCGCCCAAGGGGCAATGGCATGGCGACGCCTATGCCCGATTCGTGGACGAAGACGCGGTCGCGCAGTTTGCGCCCTTATTTTGGCCGACCGGTGCGCCTCCGGCGCGTCCACGCGCGCGCCACGTCCTACTCGCCCCCGGTGGCGCGCGCAACGTGCTGCGCGACAACCCGCTGCGCCGCTGGCCGCTCGCCCATTGGGTGGCGTTGGCGACGCAGCTCCACGCCGAGGGCTACCGGCTCAGCGTGATCGGCGCGCCCAGCGATGCCGAGGACGCCGCGCCTGTGCTTAATGCCGTGCCGAGCGCCGAGAATGCGATCGGGCAGGACTCCGTCGAGCAACTGCTGCATCGCATTGCTGCCGCCGACGCCATCGTCACGCACGACTCGGGCACGCTGCATCTCGCGCAACTCACCGATACCCCCGCCGTCGCGCTGTTTGGCCCCACACCGCCGGCGTCGTTCGTGGCGCCGCAGGCTCGGGTCACGGTCGTCTCCGCTGCCGCGGGACTGCCCTGCGCCCCCTGCTACGATGGGCGAGACTACGCGCCGTGCGCGTTGAACCGCTGCCTTGTTGACGTACCCCCCGCGCGGGTCGCCGCGGCCGTGGCCGCATTGCTCGCCGAGCGCGCCGATTAG
- a CDS encoding asparaginase, translating into MLALNLDVEITRGDTVESLHRVHAAVIGADDVLIAAARDAALVTMWRSCAKPFQVLPLLASGGFEQLGWGHEELALACASHGGEPEHVAIAERMLASIGLEEGDLACGPHEPLTTRGARVLRESGAIPTRLHNNCSGKHAAMLARAKTAGWATVGYEAADHPVQRACLGEVSAWTGVPLDDMPLGVDGCGVAVMALPLDRMALAYARWGRAVHAGEELPARTAAAIRKHPHLIGGTERFDTVLLEETKGAVIAKVGAEGVHTVTVPSLGIGLAVKVEDGAQRAQHVAVLRALQQLSVLPQSLPSRLAEFVERPIKNTRGESVGQVRSALRA; encoded by the coding sequence ATGCTCGCCCTGAACCTCGACGTCGAGATCACCCGCGGCGACACCGTTGAGTCGCTGCACCGCGTGCACGCCGCGGTCATCGGCGCGGACGATGTGCTCATCGCCGCCGCCCGCGACGCGGCCCTGGTCACGATGTGGCGCAGCTGCGCCAAGCCCTTCCAGGTGCTCCCGCTGCTCGCCAGCGGTGGCTTCGAGCAGCTTGGCTGGGGCCACGAGGAACTCGCCCTCGCCTGCGCCTCGCACGGCGGCGAACCTGAGCATGTGGCGATCGCCGAGCGCATGCTGGCCTCCATCGGTCTTGAGGAAGGCGACCTCGCCTGCGGCCCTCACGAGCCGTTGACCACGCGCGGCGCCCGAGTCCTGCGCGAGAGCGGCGCCATCCCCACGCGCCTGCACAACAACTGTTCCGGCAAGCACGCCGCCATGCTCGCCCGCGCCAAGACGGCCGGCTGGGCCACTGTGGGCTACGAGGCTGCCGATCACCCCGTCCAGCGCGCCTGCCTCGGCGAGGTCTCCGCCTGGACCGGCGTGCCGCTCGACGACATGCCGCTCGGCGTGGATGGCTGCGGCGTGGCCGTGATGGCCCTGCCGCTGGACCGCATGGCCTTGGCCTACGCCCGCTGGGGCCGCGCGGTGCATGCGGGCGAAGAGCTGCCGGCGCGCACTGCCGCTGCCATCAGAAAACATCCGCACCTGATCGGTGGCACGGAGCGCTTCGATACGGTGCTGCTCGAGGAGACCAAGGGCGCCGTGATCGCCAAGGTCGGCGCCGAGGGCGTGCACACGGTCACGGTGCCTTCGTTGGGCATCGGCCTGGCGGTGAAGGTCGAGGACGGCGCACAGCGCGCCCAACATGTGGCCGTGCTGCGGGCCCTTCAGCAACTCAGCGTGCTGCCGCAGTCGCTGCCGTCGCGCCTCGCCGAGTTCGTAGAGCGGCCGATCAAGAACACCCGCGGCGAGTCCGTGGGGCAGGTACGGAGCGCGTTGCGCGCATGA
- a CDS encoding glycosyltransferase family 2 protein, which produces MSRPFISVCIPAYNRAALLPQVLDSIVAQDFTDWECVVAEDVSREREEIRAVVERYAAAHPGKFRLHLNPQTLGYDGNFRKLVELARGQYVFILGNDDFVAEGALRAVHAGVQRHGEVGAVLRSYTFFVGDPSNTVQVSRYYPTERVFPAGRSAILACYRRFVSVSGVVFHRDAAAAAATAEWDGLLFYQQWLVGAVLAKKPLLFLPEILAHFRRGGTPEFGTAAAEQGRFTPGVQPLDTHLKLVEALFTIADGVERETGLTGIAEDIRVDFGRYSYPTLREFAGRSRPELWRAYRAFSRLGLNASPWYHMWFAALMLIGVRGMEALAQVVRRVLGHTPNFTAAVR; this is translated from the coding sequence ATGAGCCGCCCTTTCATTTCGGTCTGCATCCCGGCGTATAACCGTGCGGCGCTGCTGCCGCAGGTGCTCGACTCCATCGTCGCGCAGGACTTCACCGACTGGGAGTGCGTGGTCGCCGAGGATGTGTCGCGCGAACGCGAGGAGATCCGCGCGGTGGTCGAGCGCTACGCCGCGGCGCATCCGGGCAAGTTCCGCCTGCACCTCAATCCGCAGACCTTGGGCTACGACGGCAACTTCCGGAAGCTCGTCGAGCTCGCGCGTGGGCAGTACGTGTTCATCCTCGGCAACGACGACTTCGTGGCCGAGGGCGCTTTGCGCGCCGTCCATGCAGGCGTGCAGCGGCACGGCGAGGTGGGCGCGGTGCTGCGCTCGTACACGTTCTTCGTCGGCGACCCGTCGAACACGGTGCAGGTCAGCCGCTACTATCCCACCGAGCGCGTATTTCCGGCCGGGCGCAGTGCGATCCTCGCCTGCTACCGGCGCTTCGTGAGCGTGAGCGGTGTGGTGTTCCACCGCGACGCGGCGGCCGCGGCGGCCACGGCGGAGTGGGACGGCTTGCTGTTCTATCAGCAATGGCTCGTGGGCGCCGTGCTCGCCAAGAAACCCCTGCTCTTCCTGCCCGAGATCCTCGCGCACTTCCGACGCGGCGGTACGCCGGAGTTCGGCACGGCGGCGGCCGAGCAAGGCCGCTTCACGCCCGGCGTGCAGCCCTTGGATACACACCTCAAGTTGGTGGAAGCGCTGTTCACGATCGCGGACGGCGTCGAACGCGAGACGGGCTTGACGGGCATTGCCGAAGACATCCGCGTCGACTTCGGTCGCTACTCGTACCCGACGCTGCGCGAGTTCGCCGGGAGATCGCGTCCCGAGCTGTGGCGTGCGTATCGCGCGTTCAGCCGACTGGGCCTGAACGCCTCGCCCTGGTATCACATGTGGTTCGCGGCGCTGATGCTGATCGGTGTGCGAGGCATGGAAGCGCTCGCGCAAGTTGTGCGGCGTGTGCTCGGGCACACGCCGAACTTCACCGCAGCGGTGCGCTGA
- a CDS encoding carboxymuconolactone decarboxylase family protein — MSPQRSTPVPALPADLAALVRLSAVIAAGSEPEIRTACQEAIDADVPTPWVEECILQSYLMAGFPRSLNAMREWRKVSGSPAPAREDIPEPSLWRWRTQGEQTCEIVYGKFYQKLRENITHLHPSLDEWMIVEGYGKILSRQGMELRLRELCIVAACVAMGQDRQLHSHLYGSLNAGSASEEIAGVLGALEGVVPAAHLLRARLLFARVLGK, encoded by the coding sequence ATGAGTCCGCAACGGTCGACGCCGGTGCCCGCGCTCCCAGCGGACCTCGCCGCCCTCGTGCGGCTCTCGGCGGTGATCGCCGCCGGCTCCGAGCCCGAAATCCGCACGGCATGCCAAGAGGCCATCGACGCCGACGTCCCGACGCCGTGGGTGGAGGAGTGCATCCTCCAGAGCTATCTGATGGCGGGATTCCCGCGTTCGCTCAACGCGATGCGCGAGTGGCGCAAAGTGAGCGGCTCGCCGGCGCCTGCCCGTGAGGATATCCCGGAGCCGAGCCTCTGGAGATGGCGGACGCAGGGGGAGCAGACCTGCGAGATCGTCTACGGGAAGTTCTACCAGAAGCTGCGGGAGAACATCACGCATCTGCATCCGTCGCTCGACGAGTGGATGATTGTCGAGGGATACGGGAAGATCCTGTCGCGGCAGGGGATGGAGCTGCGGCTGCGGGAGTTGTGCATTGTGGCGGCGTGTGTGGCGATGGGGCAGGATCGGCAGTTGCACTCGCATCTGTACGGATCGCTGAATGCGGGGTCAGCTTCTGAGGAGATTGCTGGGGTGCTGGGCGCGCTGGAGGGTGTGGTCCCGGCGGCCCATTTGCTGAGGGCGCGCCTCTTGTTTGCTCGAGTGCTGGGGAAATAG
- a CDS encoding bifunctional heptose 7-phosphate kinase/heptose 1-phosphate adenyltransferase has product MAMHRLDYARLRQLLDAVGSKAPRIAVLGDAMLDLYLKGDVDRISPEAPVPVVRVRERRYALGGAANVAQNVLAVGARCELVAAVGRDTAGAQLREMLADRGAEPHGLVDCDRPTTTKTRVVARGQQVVRVDEEIDADLSGDEVTRLLDAVARAVAAADALILEDYNKGVLIPAVIRAAIDAARAKRIPVVVDPKFRNFFEYRGCTVFKPNRRELESALGAAVDVSAPQALPEVLARLDADHLLLTLSEHGMALISRDGGVERIPTSAREVFDVVGAGDTVTAYLAAILAVGGTALEAAIVANYAAGVQVGKAGAAVVLPAEVIAAAGA; this is encoded by the coding sequence ATGGCCATGCACCGACTTGATTACGCCCGCCTGAGGCAACTCCTCGACGCCGTCGGTTCGAAGGCGCCGCGAATTGCCGTGCTCGGCGATGCCATGCTCGACCTCTATCTGAAGGGCGATGTGGACCGCATCTCGCCCGAAGCCCCCGTGCCTGTGGTCCGCGTCCGCGAGCGCCGCTACGCGCTCGGCGGTGCGGCCAACGTCGCCCAGAACGTGCTCGCGGTCGGCGCGCGCTGTGAGCTGGTCGCCGCCGTCGGCCGCGATACCGCGGGCGCGCAGCTGCGGGAGATGCTGGCCGATCGCGGTGCCGAACCGCATGGGCTCGTCGATTGCGACCGCCCGACCACGACCAAGACGCGCGTCGTCGCCCGCGGACAGCAAGTGGTGCGTGTGGACGAGGAGATCGACGCGGATCTCTCGGGCGACGAGGTCACGCGTCTCCTCGATGCCGTGGCCCGCGCCGTCGCCGCGGCCGATGCGCTGATCCTCGAGGACTACAACAAGGGGGTGCTCATCCCCGCGGTCATCCGCGCCGCCATCGACGCCGCGCGGGCGAAGCGTATTCCGGTGGTCGTAGATCCCAAGTTCCGCAACTTCTTCGAGTACCGCGGCTGCACCGTGTTCAAGCCTAACCGCCGCGAGTTGGAGAGTGCGCTTGGTGCGGCGGTCGATGTCAGTGCGCCACAGGCGCTCCCCGAGGTGCTCGCGCGCCTCGATGCCGACCATCTGCTCCTGACGCTGAGCGAGCACGGCATGGCTTTGATTTCGCGCGACGGCGGCGTCGAGCGCATCCCCACCTCGGCGCGGGAGGTGTTCGACGTGGTCGGCGCCGGTGATACCGTGACGGCGTACCTCGCGGCCATCCTCGCGGTCGGGGGAACCGCGTTGGAGGCGGCAATCGTTGCCAACTATGCGGCGGGCGTACAGGTCGGCAAGGCGGGGGCCGCCGTGGTGCTGCCCGCCGAAGTAATCGCGGCTGCCGGAGCGTAG